From one Citrobacter sp. Marseille-Q6884 genomic stretch:
- a CDS encoding phospholipase D family protein: protein MLIKHLIAASLLFGAAIPMANASIQVGFSPEGSARALVLDSIHHAQHSIDMMAYSFQSADIVNALVEAEKRGVVVRAVIDKKRNQGKVSQKAIAFASANGVEVQLDGHYHIQHDKVMIIDGDTLETGSFNFAKSAEFENSENVLVIRGEPAVVAQYQAHFDSRWKIAHQPG from the coding sequence ATGCTGATAAAACATCTCATTGCCGCATCTCTTTTGTTCGGGGCCGCTATCCCGATGGCAAATGCGTCCATTCAGGTCGGGTTTTCACCTGAAGGGTCTGCGCGGGCTTTAGTTCTGGATTCCATTCATCACGCACAGCACTCCATCGACATGATGGCTTATTCATTTCAGTCAGCGGATATTGTTAACGCGCTGGTGGAGGCAGAAAAAAGAGGCGTGGTCGTCCGTGCAGTTATCGACAAGAAACGCAATCAGGGTAAGGTCAGCCAGAAAGCGATCGCCTTTGCGAGCGCCAATGGCGTTGAGGTTCAACTCGACGGCCATTATCACATTCAGCACGATAAGGTCATGATTATTGATGGTGATACGCTGGAAACCGGCTCTTTCAATTTTGCCAAATCTGCAGAGTTTGAGAATTCGGAAAATGTTCTGGTGATCCGTGGTGAGCCCGCCGTGGTGGCACAGTATCAGGCTCATTTTGACAGCCGTTGGAAAATCGCTCACCAGCCTGGATGA
- the zinT gene encoding metal-binding protein ZinT has translation MRFNQLVVALGMLFVSGQALAHGHHSHGAPLTETEQKAAEGVFADKNVRDRALSDWDGMWQSVYPYLVSGELDPVFKKKAEKDKSKTTDEIKAYYRKGYATDVEMIGIEKGVMEFHTGNQVASCKYDYAGYKILTYQSGKKGVRYLFECKDADSKAPKYVQFSDHIIAPRQSSHFHIFMGNTSQAALLEEMENWPTYYPYQLNAKQVVDEMLHH, from the coding sequence ATGCGTTTTAATCAACTGGTAGTTGCTCTGGGAATGTTGTTCGTCAGTGGTCAGGCGCTTGCTCACGGGCACCATTCCCACGGTGCCCCCCTGACTGAAACAGAACAAAAAGCGGCAGAAGGCGTTTTCGCGGATAAGAATGTCCGGGACAGAGCGCTGAGCGACTGGGACGGTATGTGGCAGTCTGTCTATCCTTATCTGGTCAGCGGTGAACTTGATCCGGTATTCAAGAAGAAAGCGGAGAAGGACAAAAGTAAAACAACAGATGAGATTAAAGCCTATTACCGCAAAGGGTATGCGACCGATGTGGAGATGATTGGGATCGAAAAGGGTGTGATGGAGTTTCATACCGGTAATCAGGTTGCATCGTGCAAATATGACTATGCCGGATACAAAATTTTGACCTATCAGTCAGGCAAGAAAGGTGTACGTTATCTGTTTGAGTGTAAAGATGCGGATAGCAAAGCGCCGAAGTATGTTCAGTTCAGCGATCATATTATTGCCCCACGTCAATCCAGCCATTTCCACATCTTTATGGGAAATACTTCTCAGGCTGCACTGCTGGAGGAAATGGAAAACTGGCCGACCTATTACCCCTACCAGTTAAACGCAAAGCAGGTTGTTGACGAAATGCTGCATCATTAA
- the leuE gene encoding leucine efflux protein LeuE, translating into MFAEYGVLNYWTYLVGAIFIVLVPGPNTIFVLKNSVGRGVKGGYLAASGVFIGDAVLMFLAYAGVAALIKTTPVLFNIVRYLGAFYLLYLGAKILYATLKSKAGEASAEEVPFGAIFKRALILSLTNPKAILFYVSFFVQFIDVNAPHSGLSFFILAMTLEVVSFFYLSFLIFSGAFVTQYIRTKKKLAKVGNSLIGLIFVGFAARLATLQS; encoded by the coding sequence GTGTTTGCAGAGTATGGAGTTCTGAATTACTGGACGTATCTGGTCGGTGCTATTTTTATCGTGCTGGTACCGGGGCCAAATACGATATTTGTGTTGAAGAACAGCGTCGGTCGGGGAGTGAAGGGCGGTTATCTTGCAGCAAGCGGCGTGTTTATTGGTGATGCCGTGTTGATGTTTTTGGCGTATGCCGGTGTCGCTGCGTTGATCAAAACAACACCCGTTTTATTTAATATTGTCCGTTATCTCGGGGCATTTTATCTGCTGTATCTTGGCGCGAAGATCCTTTATGCAACATTGAAATCGAAAGCGGGTGAGGCCTCGGCGGAAGAGGTTCCGTTTGGTGCGATTTTTAAGCGAGCATTAATTCTGAGCCTGACCAACCCAAAAGCGATACTGTTTTATGTCTCGTTTTTCGTTCAGTTTATTGACGTCAACGCGCCGCATTCAGGGTTGTCATTCTTTATTTTGGCGATGACGCTTGAGGTAGTGAGCTTTTTCTACCTGAGCTTCCTTATTTTCTCCGGTGCATTTGTCACGCAGTATATTCGCACGAAGAAAAAATTAGCGAAGGTGGGCAATTCTCTTATCGGTTTAATTTTTGTCGGTTTTGCCGCTCGCCTGGCGACGCTTCAGTCGTAA
- a CDS encoding DUF1869 domain-containing protein, translated as MGKATYTVTVTNNSNGVSVDYETETPMALLVPDVAAEVVKDLVNTVRSYDTENEHDVCGW; from the coding sequence ATGGGTAAAGCAACCTACACCGTCACGGTCACCAACAACAGCAATGGTGTCTCTGTGGATTATGAAACGGAAACGCCGATGGCATTGCTGGTTCCCGATGTTGCCGCAGAAGTTGTCAAAGATCTGGTGAACACCGTACGTTCATACGACACCGAAAATGAGCATGATGTCTGCGGTTGGTAA
- the yeaR gene encoding DUF1971 domain-containing protein YeaR produces MLQIPQNHIHTRSTPFWNKETAPAGIFERHLDKGTRAGVYPRLSVMQGAVKYLGYADEHSPEPEKVMIIEAGQFGVFPPEKWHNIEVMTDDTYFNIDFFVAPEVLMESANQRKVVRTGKE; encoded by the coding sequence ATGCTTCAAATTCCACAGAATCACATTCATACACGCTCAACGCCGTTCTGGAACAAAGAAACTGCACCTGCCGGAATTTTCGAACGCCACCTTGATAAAGGAACCCGTGCCGGGGTCTATCCCCGACTTTCGGTGATGCAGGGGGCGGTCAAATATCTCGGATACGCGGATGAACACAGCCCGGAGCCAGAAAAGGTGATGATTATTGAAGCCGGTCAGTTTGGCGTTTTTCCGCCGGAGAAATGGCATAACATCGAAGTGATGACCGACGACACCTATTTTAATATCGATTTTTTCGTTGCACCCGAAGTCCTGATGGAAAGCGCAAACCAACGAAAAGTCGTGCGTACCGGGAAGGAGTAA
- the ycaC gene encoding isochorismate family cysteine hydrolase YcaC, protein MTIAYKRLDKDQAAVLLVDHQTGLLSLVRDIDPDKFKNNVLALADLAKYFKLPTVLTTSFETGPNGPLVPELKALFPDAPYIARPGQINAWDNEDFVNAIKATGKKQLIIAGVVTEVCVAFPALSAIEAGFDVFVVTDASGTFNPLTRDSAWNRMSSAGVQLMTWFGLACELHRDWRNDIEGLGTLFSNHIPDYRNLMTSYSTLTSGK, encoded by the coding sequence ATGACTATCGCTTATAAACGTCTTGATAAAGATCAGGCTGCGGTGCTGCTGGTCGATCACCAAACAGGTTTACTGTCACTGGTTCGTGACATTGATCCAGACAAGTTCAAAAACAACGTGCTGGCGTTAGCCGATCTGGCGAAGTACTTCAAGCTGCCGACCGTTCTGACCACCAGCTTCGAAACAGGTCCCAACGGCCCGCTGGTGCCTGAACTGAAAGCGCTGTTCCCTGACGCCCCGTATATTGCTCGCCCGGGGCAGATCAACGCCTGGGATAACGAGGATTTTGTTAATGCGATTAAAGCCACGGGCAAAAAACAATTGATCATTGCCGGGGTGGTAACGGAAGTCTGCGTCGCCTTCCCTGCACTTTCTGCCATTGAAGCCGGATTTGACGTGTTCGTCGTTACCGACGCTTCCGGTACGTTCAATCCGCTGACACGTGACTCCGCCTGGAACCGCATGTCTTCGGCTGGCGTTCAACTCATGACCTGGTTCGGCCTGGCCTGCGAATTACATCGCGACTGGCGCAATGATATTGAAGGATTGGGGACGTTGTTCTCCAACCATATTCCTGACTATCGCAACCTGATGACCAGTTACAGCACCTTGACCTCCGGAAAATAA